Proteins from a single region of Aureibacter tunicatorum:
- a CDS encoding TolC family protein, which produces MNNSHTLKTVILTLSLYLIISIVAFGQNTHTLEDCRELAKENYFTLQKKGLWNESEQASISMLEAAQLPQIFVMGEAKYVSDVPHPDAPVPGFPTLPKDQYQFYVSANQLIYQGGHIKQLKQVEALKSSTEIQKLEVDWYNHEQKVDALFFNAFLLEENKKSIDLAKANIGRQLEEVESRVKAGSVLPYQLDYLKAENIKLDQQLVTINAQKKAVLDALSIYTATDLSSIDQLLLTDTEAAMPLNIENIQRPELKLMDEQINLLTGQNEVYTSLRMPKLEAFGITGYGQPGYNFFNPNFDFYYQFGAKFSWNIYDWKKTKNQKKLNTLQVQMINKEKDQFLQDLETAISKQNRHIDEYQSLLSKDDEEIEIRERILQAESSRLKNGVINGSDFVKAVNESKDATVRKNMHRIQLIQAKYGLETLLGF; this is translated from the coding sequence ATGAATAATTCACACACACTCAAAACCGTCATTTTGACCTTAAGCCTCTACCTGATCATCAGCATTGTCGCTTTTGGGCAAAATACCCATACGCTGGAGGATTGCCGCGAACTGGCAAAAGAGAACTACTTCACGCTTCAAAAGAAAGGCTTGTGGAATGAATCTGAGCAAGCGTCAATCAGCATGCTTGAAGCCGCTCAACTGCCTCAAATTTTCGTCATGGGAGAAGCTAAGTATGTCTCCGATGTTCCGCATCCAGACGCGCCTGTGCCTGGTTTTCCAACTTTGCCAAAGGATCAATACCAATTTTATGTTTCTGCCAACCAATTGATCTATCAAGGTGGACATATCAAACAGCTTAAACAGGTGGAAGCTCTTAAATCTTCTACGGAAATTCAAAAACTTGAAGTTGATTGGTACAACCATGAGCAAAAGGTGGACGCCTTGTTTTTCAACGCTTTTCTGCTCGAGGAAAATAAAAAATCCATTGACTTGGCCAAGGCTAACATAGGAAGGCAACTGGAAGAAGTGGAATCTAGAGTAAAAGCAGGATCAGTGCTTCCATATCAACTAGATTATCTAAAAGCTGAAAATATAAAACTAGATCAACAGCTTGTCACCATTAATGCTCAGAAAAAAGCTGTGCTGGATGCTTTATCCATTTACACTGCGACCGACTTGTCAAGTATAGACCAACTACTGCTGACCGATACTGAAGCTGCCATGCCTTTGAATATTGAAAATATTCAAAGACCGGAACTTAAGCTAATGGATGAGCAGATTAACCTTTTGACAGGTCAAAACGAAGTCTATACTTCATTGCGAATGCCTAAACTGGAAGCTTTTGGCATCACAGGTTATGGCCAGCCGGGCTACAACTTTTTCAACCCGAATTTCGACTTCTACTATCAGTTTGGAGCCAAATTCTCTTGGAATATCTATGACTGGAAGAAAACGAAAAACCAGAAAAAGCTGAATACCCTGCAAGTCCAAATGATAAACAAGGAAAAGGACCAGTTTTTACAAGATTTGGAAACAGCTATTTCAAAACAGAACAGGCACATAGATGAATACCAAAGCCTGCTTTCAAAAGATGATGAAGAAATTGAAATCAGAGAACGAATACTCCAAGCCGAATCATCAAGGCTCAAAAATGGAGTAATCAACGGCTCCGACTTTGTAAAAGCAGTCAATGAATCTAAAGATGCGACGGTAAGAAAAAACATGCACAGAATCCAGCTTATACAAGCCAAATACGGACTGGAAACACTTTTAGGGTTTTAA
- a CDS encoding TetR/AcrR family transcriptional regulator, translated as MQNSENTQNKILEAAKNEFFEKGFKGARMQAIADRASINKGLLHYYFKSKEKLFSKVFEESILIMWKELSLEFKEEQTFTDMLEQVIDKYLDTMKQNALLPKFIISEINEDPEIFIKRKELIVSTNMMQKLIKKHQESIEKGIIKPIPFLHIGMSIISLVSFPFLIKPLYKETIDKDEAEFAKFIEQRRTIIKSMIRNLIAI; from the coding sequence ATGCAAAATTCAGAAAACACTCAGAACAAAATACTTGAAGCCGCCAAAAACGAATTTTTCGAAAAAGGCTTCAAAGGCGCTAGAATGCAGGCTATTGCCGATAGAGCCAGCATAAACAAAGGCTTGCTTCATTATTATTTCAAATCGAAAGAGAAACTATTCAGCAAAGTCTTTGAAGAGAGTATTTTGATCATGTGGAAAGAGCTTTCATTGGAATTCAAAGAAGAGCAAACTTTTACAGATATGCTTGAGCAGGTCATAGACAAATATCTTGATACAATGAAGCAAAATGCTCTTTTGCCTAAATTTATCATTTCTGAAATCAATGAAGATCCTGAAATATTCATCAAGAGAAAAGAACTTATTGTCAGCACCAATATGATGCAAAAACTCATTAAAAAGCATCAAGAATCCATAGAAAAAGGAATTATAAAACCTATTCCATTCTTGCATATTGGAATGAGCATCATCTCCTTGGTTTCCTTTCCTTTTCTGATAAAACCTTTATACAAGGAGACTATAGACAAAGATGAAGCTGAATTCGCAAAATTTATAGAGCAAAGAAGAACAATCATAAAAAGCATGATTAGAAATCTTATTGCCATATAA
- the mazG gene encoding nucleoside triphosphate pyrophosphohydrolase: MKNLITPPEDNRRQEKLDAFSRLLTIMDELRLNCPWDKKQTIESIRHLTIEETYELSDAILENDIEEVRKELGDIMLHIVFYSKIADELGKFDIAEVLNGISDKLVYRHPHIYSDTEVADEEEVKQNWEKLKLKEKGKKSVLQGVPKSLPALIKAVRIQDKARGVGFDWENKQDVWNKVEEELSEFKEHFNQGEIVDKEKAKQEFGDLLFSLVNYSRFIDIDPEEALELTNKKFIKRFNHIEKRAKEEGKELGDMSLDEMDRYWNEAK, translated from the coding sequence ATGAAAAACTTGATCACACCTCCTGAAGATAATCGAAGACAAGAAAAGCTAGATGCATTCAGCCGATTGCTGACTATCATGGACGAGCTAAGACTGAATTGCCCTTGGGATAAAAAACAAACGATCGAAAGCATTAGGCACCTGACCATAGAAGAAACCTATGAGCTTTCCGACGCTATCTTGGAAAATGATATCGAAGAGGTTCGCAAAGAACTAGGCGATATCATGTTGCACATTGTCTTTTATTCCAAAATAGCTGATGAATTGGGTAAATTCGATATTGCCGAAGTGCTCAATGGCATCAGCGACAAACTTGTGTACAGACATCCTCACATTTACAGCGATACAGAAGTTGCCGACGAGGAAGAAGTTAAGCAAAATTGGGAAAAGCTAAAGCTTAAGGAGAAAGGCAAAAAATCAGTATTGCAAGGAGTTCCTAAATCTTTGCCAGCCTTAATCAAAGCTGTCAGAATACAAGACAAAGCAAGAGGAGTTGGTTTCGACTGGGAAAACAAGCAAGATGTTTGGAATAAAGTCGAAGAGGAACTTTCCGAATTCAAAGAGCATTTTAATCAAGGAGAAATTGTTGACAAGGAAAAAGCCAAGCAAGAGTTCGGCGACTTGTTATTTTCACTGGTCAATTACTCCCGATTCATAGACATTGATCCTGAAGAAGCATTGGAATTGACGAACAAGAAATTCATCAAACGATTCAATCACATAGAAAAAAGAGCCAAGGAAGAAGGCAAAGAACTCGGCGATATGTCGTTGGATGAAATGGATAGATACTGGAACGAGGCCAAATAA
- the cysK gene encoding cysteine synthase A, translated as MKANNILQTIGNTPLVKINRLFNKDIEVWMKLERANPGGSIKDRIALSMIEDAEEKGNLTKNSVIIEPTSGNTGIGLSMVAAVKGYRLILVMPESMSIERRRLMSIYGAELVLTPREKGMAGAIEKANQMAEEMENAWIPMQFDNPANTKVHFEKTAKEIIEDMPEGFDYMITGVGTGGHITGVAHALKEQYTKLKVFAVEPESSNVISGGAPGPHPIQGIGAGFIPSILDTDILNGAITVNPSDAFEFARRLAKEEGIFAGISTGASLAAIAKKLPEIPIGSKILTFNYDTGERYLSVEGLFTL; from the coding sequence ATGAAAGCGAATAATATTCTTCAGACCATAGGCAATACGCCGCTTGTTAAAATCAACAGACTTTTTAACAAAGATATAGAAGTATGGATGAAACTGGAAAGAGCCAATCCAGGCGGGAGCATCAAGGATAGGATAGCATTATCCATGATCGAAGACGCTGAAGAAAAAGGCAACCTAACCAAAAACAGCGTTATCATCGAACCTACTTCAGGAAATACGGGAATCGGCCTTTCCATGGTCGCTGCTGTGAAAGGATATAGGCTTATCTTGGTGATGCCAGAATCCATGTCCATAGAAAGAAGAAGGCTGATGAGCATATACGGAGCGGAGCTTGTCTTGACTCCTAGAGAAAAAGGAATGGCCGGTGCGATTGAGAAAGCGAATCAAATGGCTGAGGAAATGGAAAACGCTTGGATTCCCATGCAATTTGACAATCCTGCCAATACTAAAGTTCACTTCGAAAAAACGGCGAAGGAAATCATCGAAGACATGCCCGAAGGCTTTGACTATATGATTACCGGCGTTGGAACAGGTGGACATATCACTGGTGTGGCGCATGCGCTCAAAGAGCAATACACAAAGTTGAAAGTATTCGCCGTAGAGCCTGAGTCTTCAAATGTAATCAGTGGAGGAGCTCCTGGACCACATCCTATACAAGGAATCGGCGCTGGATTCATCCCAAGCATTTTGGACACAGACATTCTTAATGGAGCAATCACCGTCAACCCTAGCGATGCTTTCGAATTCGCTAGAAGATTGGCCAAAGAAGAAGGTATATTCGCAGGTATATCTACAGGAGCTTCACTAGCCGCTATCGCGAAGAAACTGCCAGAGATTCCTATTGGCTCTAAAATCTTAACCTTCAACTATGATACTGGCGAAAGATACTTGTCAGTGGAAGGTCTATTTACTTTGTAA